A region from the Medicago truncatula cultivar Jemalong A17 chromosome 6, MtrunA17r5.0-ANR, whole genome shotgun sequence genome encodes:
- the LOC120576108 gene encoding heterogeneous nuclear ribonucleoprotein A2 homolog 1-like: protein MTTHLKAHNIWSYVESGLQQGADELARRRDQLALSQILQGIDYSIFGKIANAKTSKEAWDILKLSHKGVEKAQKSKLQSLRREYERYEMSSSETVDQYFTRVINLVNKMRVYGEDIQDSKVVEKILRTMPMKYDHVVTTILESHDTDTLSVAELQGSIESHVNRILEKTEKVKEEALKSQVNLNNVAESSQMGEARTRDNFNNGGRGSFRGRDRGSFRGRGRGNFNQWRDNNYNNFNQSHQGKGGNNFGSNNRGRGRVWAQSS from the exons ATGACAACACATCTTAAAGCTCACAACATCTGGAGCTATGTGGAGTCTGGTTTGCAACAAGGAGCTGATGAACTTGCTCGTAGAAGGGACCAGCTGGCACTATCACAAATTCTTCAAGGAATAGATTACTCAATTTTCGGCAAAATAGCAAATGCGAAGACTTCGAAAGAAGCGTGGGACATATTGAAGTTGTCACATAAAGGAGTAGAGAAAGCTCAGAAATCAAAGCTGCAGTCTCTGCGTAGAGAATACGAAAGGTATGAAATGTCCAGTTCTGAAACAGTGGATCAATATTTTACTCGTGTTATAAATCTTGTCAACAAAATGAGAGTGTATGGAGAAGATATTCAAGATAGCAAGGTGGTGGAGAAAATTCTACGCACCATGCCGATGAAATATGATCATGTGGTGACTACGATATTGGAGTCCCATGATACCGATACCTTGTCGGTAGCAGAGTTGCAGGGAAGCATTGAAAGCCATGTCAACCGAATATTGGAGAAGACTGAAAAAGTAAAGGAGGAAGCCTTGAAGAGCCAGGTGAACCTCAACAACGTTGCTGAATCCAGTCAGATGGGTGAAGCTAGAACTCGTGACAATTTCAACAATGGAGGAAGAGGAAGTTTCAGAGGAAGAGATCGAGGAAGCTTTAGAGGAAGAGGACGTGGCAACTTCAACCAATGGAGAGACAACAATTACAACAATTTCAATCAATCCCATCAAGGAAAAGGTGGAAACAATTTTGGTTCCAATAACCGTGGCAGAGGAAGAG TATGGGCACAAAGCAGCTGA
- the LOC11420195 gene encoding kunitz trypsin inhibitor 5, which produces MKTSFLAFSILCLAFICKTIAAPEPVLDISGKQLTTGVKYYILPVIRGKGGGLTVANHGENNQTCPLYVVQEKLEVKNGEAVTFTPYNAKQGVILTSTDLNIKSFVTKTKCPQTQVWKLLKELTGVWFLATGGVEGNPSMATVGNWFKIEKADKDYVLSFCPAEACKCQTLCRELGLFVDDKGNKHLALSDQIPSFRVVFKRA; this is translated from the coding sequence atgaaaacctCATTCTTAGCATTTTCCATCCTTTGTTTAGCCTTCATTTGCAAAACTATTGCAGCACCTGAACCAGTTCTTGACATTTCAGGAAAACAATTAACAACAGGTGTGAAATACTATATTTTACCAGTCATAAGAGGTAAAGGTGGTGGTTTAACAGTGGCAAACCATGGTGAAAACAACCAAACATGTCCCCTTTATGTTGTTCAAGAGAAGCTTGAAGTAAAGAATGGTGAAGCAGTTACTTTCACACCTTATAATGCTAAACAAGGTGTGATTCTAACTTCTACTGATCTCAATATTAAGTCCTTTGTAACAAAAACGAAATGTCCTCAAACACAAGTTTGGAAGCTTCTTAAAGAGTTGACAGGGGTGTGGTTTTTAGCTACAGGGGGTGTAGAAGGTAATCCAAGTATGGCAACTGTTGGTAATTGGTTTAAGATTGAGAAAGCTGATAAAGATTATGTGCTTTCTTTCTGTCCTGCTGAAGCTTGCAAATGTCAAACTTTGTGTAGGGAACTAGGGTTGTTTGTTGATGATAAGGGAAATAAGCACTTAGCTCTTAGTGATCAAATCCCATCATTTAGGGTTGTATTTAAAAGGGCTTGA
- the LOC11408986 gene encoding uncharacterized protein → MSDSWKVLDVDMPYSSDRTEGTQVYMDGVCHWLCEKDEKHSPAGPCLVSFYLSNEVFLITPISSDEDDCFDVGAKWINLAVLNGSIALISFQKKTTTFHISILGELSIKESWTNLFNVGPLACVQRPIIMGTKGEIFFIKKDMEVAWFDLSTQMIEQLGYKAESLRCRIVNYKESILPSLKKEKKRKHSSITGISS, encoded by the coding sequence AAAGTGCTTGATGTTGACATGCCTTATTCTTCTGATCGTACTGAGGGCACCCAAGTCTACATGGATGGAGTGTGCCATTGGTTGtgtgaaaaagatgaaaaacatAGCCCCGCTGGACCATGTTTGGTGTCATTTTACTTGAGCAATGAGGTGTTCCTTATAACACCTATTTCCTCGGACGAAGATGATTGTTTTGATGTTGGAGCAAAGTGGATAAACTTGGCTGTGTTAAATGGGTCCATTGCCTTGATCTCATTTCAAAAAAAGACGACTACTTTTCACATATCAATTTTGGGTGAGCTCAGTATAAAGGAATCGTGGACCAATCTCTTCAATGTTGGACCGTTGGCTTGCGTCCAGCGTCCTATCATAATGGGGACAAAGGGGGAAatattctttataaaaaaagatatgGAAGTAGCTTGGTTTGATCTGAGTACGCAAATGATTGAGCAGCTTGGTTATAAAGCCGAGAGCCTTCGCTGCAGGATAGTAAATTACAAGGAAAGCATTCTTCCAtccctcaaaaaagaaaagaaaagaaagcatTCTTCCATTACAGGAATAAGtagttaa